From the Malus domestica chromosome 17, GDT2T_hap1 genome, one window contains:
- the LOC103405485 gene encoding trihelix transcription factor ENAP1-like codes for MDDTEDDARYPPNLYGGNHQQGYGSSQRPKLPARGGGPYPRPVRNDYADDDEEDETDDDEELGEEEEDNNGRNGFPSVHKGVGDDDHEDDSDDEDDEDDEEDNKMMVRRLDDDDLKTHPKKRKLKSLISSYEFAPRLPAPPPAAAAPSAPKQSIGGRNALTDWTEHETFVLLDAWGDRFLQRGKKSLRSEEWQEVAEKVSEVSKIERTDTQCRNRLDTLKKKYKKERAKFTETGGATSKWVYFSKMDMLMSSLQQQAGLSCGLDSGEYVFMNPKVYLNRANGLDEMRDSPGNSESAEGGDDDSDGLPPKKRRYGRENDDRGSFRLLADSIQKFSDIYEKIENSKRKQMAELEKMRMDFHRDLELQKRQIMERAQAEIAKIQHGDDEENDNSAENASG; via the coding sequence ATGGATGACACAGAAGATGATGCGAGGTATCCTCCTAACCTGTACGGTGGGAATCACCAGCAGGGTTATGGTTCTTCACAACGTCCCAAGCTTCCTGCTCGTGGTGGTGGTCCATATCCTAGGCCAGTCCGTAATGACTATGCTGATGATGATGAGGAAGATGAGACTGATGACGATGAAGAGTTgggtgaggaagaagaagataacaATGGTCGAAATGGTTTTCCTTCTGTTCACAAAGGTGTTGGGGATGATGATCACGAGGATGATagtgatgatgaagatgatgaggatgatgaagaggatAATAAGATGATGGTTAGAAGGCTGGATGATGATGATTTGAAAACGCACCCTAAGAAGCGTAAGTTGAAGAGTTTGATTTCAAGTTATGAATTTGCTCCTCGTTTGCCGGCTCCTCCTCCTGCTGCTGCTGCACCCTCTGCTCCAAAACAATCAATTGGTGGCCGGAATGCGCTTACAGATTGGACTGAACATGAGACTTTTGTGTTACTAGATGCTTGGGGTGACCGGTTTCTTCAACGTGGAAAAAAGAGTCTTCGCTCTGAGGAGTGGCAAGAGGTTGCAGAGAAAGTATCAGAGGTGTCAAAAATTGAAAGGACAGACACACAGTGCCGCAATCGGTTGGATACCTTAAAGAAAAAGTACAAAAAGGAGAGGGCCAAGTTCACAGAGACTGGTGGTGCCACGAGCAAGTGGGTTTACTTCTCAAAGATGGATATGTTGATGTCATCGCTACAACAGCAAGCTGGCCTGTCTTGTGGCTTGGACTCAGGGGAGTATGTTTTCATGAACCCTAAAGTGTATTTGAACCGAGCAAATGGGTTGGATGAGATGAGGGATAGTCCAGGGAATTCAGAATCAGCTGAGGGAGGGGATGACGATTCAGATGGGCTACCACCCAAGAAGAGAAGGTACGGAAGGGAGAATGATGATCGGGGTTCCTTTAGATTGCTTGCTGATTCCATTCAAAAGTTCAGTGACATATATGAGAAGATTGAAAATAGTAAAAGGAAGCAGATGGCAGAACTAGAGAAGATGAGAATGGATTTCCACAGGGACTTGGAACTGCAGAAGAGGCAGATTATGGAGAGAGCGCAGGCTGAGATAGCGAAAATACAGCATGGCGATGATGAGGAGAATGATAACTCTGCCGAAAATGCGAGCGGGTGA